The following proteins are encoded in a genomic region of Drosophila miranda strain MSH22 chromosome 4, D.miranda_PacBio2.1, whole genome shotgun sequence:
- the LOC108163960 gene encoding proteasome subunit alpha type-7-1-like isoform X1 has product MFICRRLACCYPQCLGGVSYKENHCHRPRVSVCKSVMARSSIWMEYKMSSSYDRAVTIFSPDGHLLQVEYAQEAVRKGSTAVGVRGGSCVVLAVEKRSVPKLQEDRTVRKILLLDQHIIMTFSGLTADARVLINRAQVECQTHRLHVEDQVTVEYITRYIAQMKQKYTQSNGRRPFGISCLIGGFDGDGSPHLFKTEPSGIFYEYKANATGRSARTVMEFFEKNYREEDVITEQSAVKLAIRALLEVAQTNQNNLEVAIMGFSKPLKMLDRNAILEYVKIIEKDKEDALAMKKQKN; this is encoded by the exons ATGTTCATTTGCCGGCGTTTAGCATGCTGCTATCCACAGTGCCTAGGCGGAGTTTCATATAAGGAAAACCACTGCCACCGCCCACGCGTAAGTGTTTGTAAATCAGTGATGGCTAGGAGTTCGATTTGGATGGAATATAAG ATGTCTTCAAGTTACGATCGCGCCGTTACCATTTTCTCCCCTGACGGACATTTGCTGCAGGTGGAATATGCCCAAGAGGCCGTCCGCAAGGGCTCCACGGCG GTTGGTGTTCGCGGCGGCTCCTGTGTGGTGCTGGCCGTGGAGAAAAGGTCTGTGCCCAAGCTGCAGGAGGATCGCACAGTGCGCAAGATTTTACTGCTCGACCAGCACATTATCATGACCTTTTCGGGCCTCACCGCCGATGCGCGCGTTCTCATTAATCGTGCCCAAGTGGAGTGCCAGACCCATCGTCTTCATGTCGAGGATCAAGTCACTGTGGAGTACATCACGCGTTACATTGCTCAGATGAAGCAGAAGTACACGCAGAGCAATGGTCGCCGTCCCTTTGGTATTTCTTGTCTGATTGGCGGCTTCGATGGCGATGGCTCGCCACATTTATTCAAAACGGAGCCTTCTGGTATTTTCTATGAATACAAGGCAAATGCCACGGGTCGCTCGGCCAGGACTGTGATGGAATTCTTCGAGAAGAATTATCGCGAGGAAGATGTGATCACGGAGCAAAGTGCCGTCAAACTGGCCATTCGCGCTTTGCTCGAGGTGGCGCAGACAAACCAGAACAACTTGGAGGTGGCCATCATGGGGTTCAGCAAGCCGCTGAAAATGCTGGACCGGAATGCCATCCTGGAATATGTGAAAATCATCGAGAAGGACAAGGAAGATGCGCTCGCAATGAAAAAGCAGAAAAATTAA
- the LOC108163960 gene encoding proteasome subunit alpha type-7-1-like isoform X2 encodes MSSSYDRAVTIFSPDGHLLQVEYAQEAVRKGSTAVGVRGGSCVVLAVEKRSVPKLQEDRTVRKILLLDQHIIMTFSGLTADARVLINRAQVECQTHRLHVEDQVTVEYITRYIAQMKQKYTQSNGRRPFGISCLIGGFDGDGSPHLFKTEPSGIFYEYKANATGRSARTVMEFFEKNYREEDVITEQSAVKLAIRALLEVAQTNQNNLEVAIMGFSKPLKMLDRNAILEYVKIIEKDKEDALAMKKQKN; translated from the exons ATGTCTTCAAGTTACGATCGCGCCGTTACCATTTTCTCCCCTGACGGACATTTGCTGCAGGTGGAATATGCCCAAGAGGCCGTCCGCAAGGGCTCCACGGCG GTTGGTGTTCGCGGCGGCTCCTGTGTGGTGCTGGCCGTGGAGAAAAGGTCTGTGCCCAAGCTGCAGGAGGATCGCACAGTGCGCAAGATTTTACTGCTCGACCAGCACATTATCATGACCTTTTCGGGCCTCACCGCCGATGCGCGCGTTCTCATTAATCGTGCCCAAGTGGAGTGCCAGACCCATCGTCTTCATGTCGAGGATCAAGTCACTGTGGAGTACATCACGCGTTACATTGCTCAGATGAAGCAGAAGTACACGCAGAGCAATGGTCGCCGTCCCTTTGGTATTTCTTGTCTGATTGGCGGCTTCGATGGCGATGGCTCGCCACATTTATTCAAAACGGAGCCTTCTGGTATTTTCTATGAATACAAGGCAAATGCCACGGGTCGCTCGGCCAGGACTGTGATGGAATTCTTCGAGAAGAATTATCGCGAGGAAGATGTGATCACGGAGCAAAGTGCCGTCAAACTGGCCATTCGCGCTTTGCTCGAGGTGGCGCAGACAAACCAGAACAACTTGGAGGTGGCCATCATGGGGTTCAGCAAGCCGCTGAAAATGCTGGACCGGAATGCCATCCTGGAATATGTGAAAATCATCGAGAAGGACAAGGAAGATGCGCTCGCAATGAAAAAGCAGAAAAATTAA